One window of the Coleofasciculus sp. FACHB-1120 genome contains the following:
- the hpsC gene encoding hormogonium polysaccharide secretion pseudopilin HpsC — MMNSIKFMLLSQLKRSELTHKKDGGFTLIEVLVAMILAALVIAPLLGFMVNILDNDRKEQAKSASEQEIKDALDYISQDLAQAVYIYDNDGLKNNSTTNPATSGIKNQIPPFATGSAAVGCAPATTQCVPILVLWKRLARPKALPTIAGATCPPPSNGVDNCNDANVYSLVAYYLIKDLTPSNNTWSKAARIGRFEIRDGVRNPNNPSAYITNPNEQPSSGFKMFDLKAASSLNLAMNSWTNSGAYTATSPKIQVLVDYIDQSTNGLTHNCPNPSGATTNPQKVPANLTGGFYACINSDPSQLSAQVFIRGNALARISPADNPPDYSPSSSIYFPSASIQVKGRGFLYNK, encoded by the coding sequence ATGATGAATTCAATTAAATTTATGTTACTCAGTCAGCTAAAACGCTCTGAGTTAACTCACAAAAAGGATGGCGGCTTTACCCTCATCGAAGTGCTAGTAGCTATGATATTAGCTGCTCTTGTCATTGCGCCTTTGTTAGGGTTCATGGTTAACATTCTAGACAACGACCGCAAAGAACAAGCCAAATCTGCTTCAGAGCAAGAAATTAAAGATGCCCTTGATTACATTTCACAAGATTTAGCACAAGCAGTCTATATCTACGATAATGATGGATTGAAAAATAACTCAACAACTAATCCAGCTACTTCTGGCATTAAAAACCAAATTCCACCTTTTGCTACAGGTTCAGCAGCAGTGGGTTGCGCTCCTGCAACAACTCAATGCGTACCGATTCTTGTTTTATGGAAGCGCTTGGCACGACCAAAAGCCTTACCAACTATTGCTGGAGCTACCTGTCCGCCTCCTTCAAATGGAGTTGATAACTGTAATGATGCCAATGTTTATTCACTAGTTGCCTACTATTTGATTAAAGACCTTACTCCTAGTAACAATACTTGGTCTAAAGCTGCCCGAATTGGTAGATTTGAAATTAGAGATGGAGTCAGAAATCCTAATAATCCATCTGCTTATATTACAAATCCCAATGAACAGCCAAGTTCAGGGTTTAAGATGTTTGACTTAAAAGCAGCAAGTAGTCTTAACCTGGCCATGAATTCGTGGACAAACTCAGGTGCTTACACTGCAACCAGTCCTAAAATTCAAGTATTGGTAGATTATATTGACCAAAGTACAAATGGGCTAACACACAATTGTCCGAATCCATCAGGAGCAACTACGAATCCGCAGAAGGTTCCGGCTAATTTAACAGGTGGGTTCTATGCTTGCATCAATTCCGATCCAAGCCAGCTTTCGGCACAAGTGTTTATCAGAGGAAATGCTTTGGCGCGGATTAGCCCTGCTGATAATCCTCCTGATTACTCTCCTAGCAGCTCAATTTATTTTCCAAGCGCAAGTATCCAGGTAAAGGGGCGTGGTTTTCTATATAATAAATGA
- the hpsB gene encoding hormogonium polysaccharide secretion pseudopilin HpsB has protein sequence MIKLKQQQSNTVSRLSDKRFPQPPLTRGARRERPCSDKIKKYNSQSSQSGFTIIESLLAIIVVTILMVGVAPVIVLSVATRVQAKRVERGTDAARAYIDGVRSGAITSPTTTVGTAPTATSGSTSVLNADAPSGNLTCTTNATYCSSPASTYCINLDETVGCSPNSISDLVVQGFRTATTSTDGKEGYRLGVRVYRADAFSPNFPGSLKKNNPAKVTQSTYSGGLGDRKAPLFETTTEIAGSDTSLKTLCSRLKNTSNTNSCS, from the coding sequence ATGATCAAACTCAAACAGCAGCAATCTAATACCGTCTCCCGATTGTCAGACAAGAGATTCCCCCAACCCCCCTTAACAAGGGGGGCAAGGAGAGAGCGCCCGTGTAGTGACAAAATCAAGAAGTATAACTCCCAGTCAAGTCAATCCGGCTTCACGATCATTGAGTCTTTGCTGGCAATTATCGTCGTAACTATTTTGATGGTGGGGGTAGCACCCGTGATCGTTCTCTCAGTGGCAACGCGGGTTCAGGCAAAGCGGGTAGAAAGGGGGACGGATGCTGCAAGAGCATACATTGATGGTGTTCGCTCAGGAGCAATTACCTCTCCTACGACCACAGTTGGTACCGCTCCCACAGCTACATCTGGTAGCACAAGTGTTCTTAATGCTGATGCTCCTTCAGGAAATTTGACCTGCACTACGAATGCAACTTACTGCTCGTCGCCAGCTAGTACCTACTGTATAAATCTTGATGAAACAGTAGGCTGTAGCCCGAATAGTATTAGCGATTTGGTCGTTCAAGGTTTTCGCACAGCTACTACATCTACTGATGGTAAAGAGGGCTACCGCCTAGGAGTGCGAGTTTACAGGGCAGATGCTTTTAGCCCTAACTTTCCCGGCTCTTTGAAGAAGAATAATCCAGCGAAAGTCACGCAATCAACTTATAGTGGGGGGCTAGGCGATCGCAAAGCCCCGCTGTTTGAAACAACGACAGAGATTGCTGGCAGTGACACTTCACTGAAAACGTTGTGCAGTCGCTTGAAAAACACTAGTAATACTAATAGTTGCTCCTAG
- the hpsA gene encoding hormogonium polysaccharide biosynthesis protein HpsA yields MSSRNKLVKAMQNLFRQMMQLARVITKTLMNWLLRSLMVIGRSSKLAKSGFILPTVTMVILVVILLTTAMVFRSFDRSKNASNVRVSQEVLAAATPALDRAKAKIAALLEDPTLPRATPTDVALYQAISGNLSKYTLGDEQQLDIRYDINSSNSIQTNAPATPTPLDNDEKITTAWRFPVDTDNDGKFDSYTLYGIYFRTPNPTATNNRARTPIESRTAPMDDSVANPGCQAAQGTFAGLVGNSGWYRSGPTLKKSFYVFAATVPFTTTTGKPTTPLGVQIFPPGTNRNRAFSAIEYQQDRAQIPLSNNAVVYEDDLEITPGSGIKLNGRIQTNGNFITGKVGAGNVEYYQVSSYESCFFQEENAKITVGGNLLLGSINGGGVSAVRVDLFQPNSHSGKNLGGADQSVSGSLPSQAAYNSQAFTSRINQLVTKWTNANTTSANDPTEVKEKIPTGASVLKQQEIRRTALENYFKDRMRRVPYAESTAGDASKTYVGSGDTLRPPDEWIYPVVPSSGATNNSITLQTAKPPATEPTKQKKDAKETLVGDRILVGNGLPATWWDNSQPPGAFVSEQGKQQVKPDTQWNSFDGSKPDTKWRYRNTQVVPLSDLGNTDRDGFWEENAAKPPNQPLDAVGGLRVVTGAGVYTDYRVPDPNVYPYPPIGAASLSASFLPSPPSVPNDLSTLNIDESQFKSVWPDSMPMWQDTNRNGASDLPDVGGDRRGDLVMRATAVYHYKSSAANTLTQRQKPIACVSSYYDPSTSITAKNPPPLLNNWGFGGPPGVTGGGTTGRSNNGISYDAGPVDAALPTTSAVPNASTGLFPYTAPGTLGAGAENPANSGVSILDRLYYQANLIFPNGRFVNQPLRDALTALSGSSALTIAQQSAIDSTICSLKIADGTLVRNATVIPDGAIYETSFLDAREIKAIEQDEYQTDDADADGGLATFRAVNKDNKSTIATAGGLSKPAGDYNLPLEERQPLEIRATVLDLNRLRQKAIGGTVAPSGPSPEYLLPDSGIIYATRDDALPDLSEPAPSTGNLMAERKSKSPVDYKLDPTRRPNAIMLVNGSILARGGATPANTYTLVNPPGAEKGLILATNLPAYIKADTTNGFNKHQTNGGTDELEEFTELLGTSDYTPGSFYSRQTPENKFACRSGQPGISGNCPGGDFWRPATVLADSVTLLSDNFRFGFRNEGDYDLRNNQGYKTSVDTLKKQGFLSNNFVTNGLNSGATINATGSGSAAAGTTSKKPVDATYASDTPDTDYVPSSYFNNFVTPIQRRGNFPEYLMEVCIKLPVSLCGDDDWFVDPDTSKKASSVVGSIFDITLHKAGTTAVPAVPKYQRYARRVAFLRKSGNTLVANDGTTTATAANQLVPLGIASGTITKIPYGAGTLPTAKPNALVFKTVSNNTDATVGNSYSGGKKLFIHEMPAAATGQPLLAPALQFQNLTTIDYANVTTAPSEYIANKSLWLQKPATGTIFNLAIAGGDSPANGARNESNGGLQNFVRFIENWATTTPARISGSFIQFKRSAYATAPFRPVLTATSTTSPFGYTSLYSSQIFGGSTAFYVEPKRYWGFDVALLSQMPDLFSQRFTTPSAGDPNEFYREVGRDDPWVQALLCAKLSNTATNAVDTDQRPTSFCTQKTGG; encoded by the coding sequence ATGTCATCCCGCAACAAGCTAGTTAAAGCTATGCAGAACCTATTCCGACAAATGATGCAGCTAGCCAGAGTAATTACCAAAACACTCATGAATTGGCTCTTGCGGAGCTTAATGGTTATTGGTCGAAGCTCAAAGCTTGCCAAGTCGGGATTTATCTTGCCAACGGTGACAATGGTGATCCTGGTCGTCATCTTGCTGACGACAGCGATGGTGTTCCGGTCGTTCGATCGTTCCAAAAATGCCAGTAACGTGAGGGTGAGTCAGGAAGTATTGGCAGCAGCAACTCCCGCCCTTGACCGAGCTAAGGCAAAGATAGCAGCTTTACTTGAAGATCCGACACTACCACGAGCCACTCCTACAGATGTCGCTTTATATCAGGCTATTTCTGGGAACCTTAGTAAATATACTTTGGGCGATGAGCAACAGCTAGACATTCGATATGACATTAATAGTAGCAACAGTATTCAAACAAATGCTCCTGCGACTCCAACACCACTAGACAATGACGAAAAAATAACCACTGCCTGGAGATTTCCCGTCGATACAGATAACGACGGTAAGTTTGATAGCTATACCCTTTACGGCATTTACTTTCGCACTCCCAATCCAACTGCAACAAATAATAGAGCCAGAACGCCTATCGAGTCGAGAACTGCACCGATGGATGACAGTGTGGCTAATCCGGGATGCCAAGCAGCACAGGGTACCTTTGCTGGCTTAGTCGGCAATTCGGGTTGGTATAGATCGGGGCCAACTTTAAAGAAAAGCTTCTATGTTTTTGCTGCAACTGTTCCATTTACCACTACCACTGGTAAGCCTACTACCCCATTGGGAGTTCAGATTTTCCCGCCAGGTACTAATAGAAATAGAGCCTTTTCTGCTATAGAGTACCAGCAAGACCGGGCGCAGATTCCTCTAAGCAACAATGCGGTTGTGTATGAAGATGACTTAGAAATTACTCCTGGTTCTGGCATTAAACTCAATGGACGCATTCAAACTAACGGCAACTTCATCACTGGAAAAGTGGGTGCTGGAAACGTTGAATACTACCAGGTCAGCAGCTATGAGTCTTGCTTCTTTCAAGAAGAAAACGCCAAAATTACCGTTGGCGGTAATTTACTTCTTGGTAGCATCAATGGGGGTGGTGTTAGCGCAGTCAGGGTCGATCTATTCCAGCCAAACAGCCATTCGGGTAAAAACTTAGGAGGAGCCGATCAATCTGTCAGTGGTAGTCTGCCTAGTCAGGCAGCATACAATAGCCAAGCATTTACTAGCAGAATCAATCAATTGGTAACGAAGTGGACAAATGCCAATACTACTTCGGCCAACGACCCAACGGAAGTTAAAGAGAAAATTCCAACGGGTGCCTCGGTACTAAAACAACAAGAAATTCGCCGAACCGCACTAGAGAATTACTTCAAAGATCGGATGCGTCGCGTTCCTTATGCGGAAAGTACCGCTGGTGATGCTTCTAAAACTTATGTAGGAAGTGGGGACACACTGCGTCCGCCTGATGAATGGATATATCCAGTCGTTCCATCTTCTGGAGCAACTAATAATAGTATTACGTTACAGACAGCTAAACCACCTGCAACAGAACCGACCAAACAGAAAAAGGATGCCAAAGAGACACTTGTGGGCGATCGCATCCTTGTTGGTAACGGTTTACCCGCTACCTGGTGGGACAACTCGCAACCTCCAGGGGCTTTTGTGAGTGAGCAAGGAAAGCAGCAAGTTAAACCGGATACACAGTGGAATTCCTTTGACGGCAGTAAGCCAGATACGAAGTGGCGCTACCGCAACACCCAGGTAGTACCTCTATCTGATTTAGGAAATACCGATCGGGACGGCTTCTGGGAAGAGAATGCTGCAAAACCACCTAATCAACCGCTTGATGCCGTTGGCGGTCTGCGCGTCGTCACTGGTGCAGGAGTTTACACGGATTATCGTGTTCCTGACCCTAACGTATATCCATACCCCCCTATCGGTGCTGCAAGTCTCAGCGCCTCTTTCCTGCCCAGTCCACCATCTGTTCCCAACGATTTATCAACCCTCAATATAGACGAATCACAGTTTAAAAGTGTTTGGCCTGACTCTATGCCTATGTGGCAAGACACCAATCGAAATGGCGCTTCCGATCTTCCTGATGTTGGCGGGGATAGAAGAGGGGATTTAGTGATGCGAGCCACGGCTGTGTATCACTATAAGAGCAGCGCTGCTAATACCCTTACACAGCGTCAAAAGCCAATTGCCTGTGTCAGCAGCTACTACGACCCCAGCACCAGTATTACGGCTAAAAACCCACCTCCACTGCTAAACAATTGGGGGTTCGGCGGCCCGCCAGGGGTTACTGGTGGTGGAACTACAGGCAGGTCTAACAATGGCATCAGTTACGATGCAGGACCTGTAGATGCTGCACTGCCTACTACTTCAGCAGTGCCAAACGCCTCTACAGGTCTATTTCCCTATACAGCACCAGGTACACTAGGAGCGGGAGCTGAGAACCCAGCAAATAGTGGTGTTTCAATATTGGATCGACTCTACTATCAAGCGAACCTAATCTTCCCCAACGGTCGCTTTGTGAATCAACCACTCCGCGATGCGCTCACCGCTCTATCTGGTAGCTCAGCTCTCACCATAGCGCAGCAATCGGCAATTGATTCCACGATTTGCTCCTTAAAAATTGCAGATGGCACATTAGTTCGGAATGCTACTGTCATACCCGACGGAGCCATTTACGAAACCAGTTTTCTCGATGCACGAGAAATTAAAGCAATTGAGCAAGATGAGTATCAAACGGACGATGCTGATGCTGATGGGGGTTTGGCAACCTTCCGAGCTGTCAACAAGGATAATAAATCTACCATCGCCACAGCGGGAGGACTTTCCAAACCGGCAGGAGATTATAACCTTCCTTTAGAAGAGCGTCAGCCGCTGGAAATTCGTGCAACAGTGTTGGATTTAAATCGGCTGCGACAAAAAGCAATTGGGGGGACGGTGGCACCAAGCGGCCCCTCACCAGAGTACCTGCTGCCAGACAGCGGCATTATCTATGCTACCCGTGATGATGCTTTGCCGGATTTGAGCGAACCTGCACCGTCAACAGGTAATCTGATGGCAGAAAGGAAGAGCAAAAGTCCAGTTGACTATAAGCTCGACCCCACCCGGCGACCGAACGCGATTATGTTAGTTAACGGCAGCATTCTAGCTCGTGGGGGTGCTACGCCCGCTAACACCTACACTTTGGTAAATCCTCCAGGCGCTGAAAAAGGCTTGATATTGGCAACAAACTTGCCAGCTTATATTAAAGCTGATACAACTAATGGCTTTAACAAGCACCAAACAAACGGAGGAACGGATGAGCTGGAAGAGTTTACGGAACTGTTAGGAACCAGTGACTATACTCCGGGATCGTTCTATAGTCGTCAAACTCCCGAAAACAAATTTGCCTGTCGCAGTGGGCAACCGGGCATTAGTGGCAACTGCCCTGGCGGTGACTTCTGGCGACCTGCAACTGTGCTTGCAGATTCGGTTACTCTCCTTTCTGATAACTTCAGGTTCGGTTTCCGCAATGAGGGAGACTATGACCTGAGAAACAATCAGGGATATAAAACCTCAGTTGATACGCTCAAAAAACAAGGTTTCTTGAGCAACAACTTCGTCACGAATGGTCTTAATAGCGGTGCCACGATTAATGCGACAGGTAGTGGTAGTGCCGCCGCTGGTACAACATCCAAAAAACCTGTAGATGCGACCTACGCTAGCGATACTCCTGATACTGATTACGTCCCCAGTTCTTACTTCAACAACTTCGTCACGCCGATTCAACGACGGGGGAATTTCCCAGAGTATTTGATGGAAGTCTGCATAAAGCTACCCGTCTCTCTATGTGGAGATGATGATTGGTTTGTCGATCCAGATACATCTAAGAAAGCATCAAGTGTCGTTGGTAGCATTTTCGATATCACCTTACATAAAGCAGGTACAACAGCTGTACCTGCCGTTCCAAAATATCAACGTTATGCTCGGCGGGTTGCTTTCTTAAGAAAAAGTGGCAACACCCTAGTGGCTAATGATGGTACTACAACAGCTACAGCCGCAAACCAACTAGTTCCTTTAGGAATAGCCAGCGGCACGATAACCAAGATTCCATACGGTGCAGGTACACTACCAACGGCTAAACCTAACGCTTTAGTGTTTAAAACCGTTAGTAATAATACAGATGCAACTGTAGGAAATTCTTACAGCGGTGGCAAGAAACTGTTTATCCACGAAATGCCAGCAGCCGCAACGGGTCAGCCGCTTTTAGCGCCTGCTTTGCAATTTCAGAACTTGACAACAATTGATTATGCCAATGTCACTACTGCTCCTAGTGAGTATATCGCCAACAAATCACTGTGGCTGCAAAAACCGGCTACCGGCACGATCTTCAATCTAGCGATCGCTGGAGGCGATAGTCCTGCCAATGGTGCCAGGAATGAATCTAATGGCGGTCTGCAAAACTTTGTACGATTCATAGAGAACTGGGCAACTACCACTCCTGCTCGCATCAGCGGTTCGTTCATTCAGTTCAAGCGCAGTGCCTACGCCACAGCCCCGTTCAGGCCTGTTCTAACAGCAACCTCAACTACCAGTCCTTTTGGCTATACGAGCTTGTACAGCTCTCAAATTTTTGGGGGTAGCACAGCTTTCTATGTAGAACCAAAGCGTTACTGGGGCTTTGATGTAGCCCTGCTGTCTCAGATGCCTGACTTGTTCTCTCAACGGTTTACAACACCATCGGCGGGCGATCCCAACGAGTTTTACAGGGAAGTCGGTCGGGATGACCCGTGGGTGCAAGCTTTACTGTGCGCTAAGTTGTCAAATACTGCTACTAATGCCGTTGATACAGATCAGCGTCCGACTAGTTTCTGCACGCAGAAGACAGGCGGTTAA
- the rpmB gene encoding 50S ribosomal protein L28 gives MSRKCQLTGKKANNAYAVSHSHRRTKKLQEANLQWKRVWWPQGNRWVKLRLSTKAIKTLELKGLQTMAKEAGLNLNHY, from the coding sequence ATGTCGCGCAAATGTCAGCTGACCGGCAAAAAGGCGAATAATGCCTATGCAGTTTCTCACTCTCATCGGCGTACCAAAAAGCTACAGGAAGCAAATCTGCAATGGAAGCGGGTTTGGTGGCCTCAAGGGAATCGCTGGGTGAAGCTAAGGCTTTCTACGAAGGCAATCAAGACTCTAGAGCTAAAGGGTCTGCAAACGATGGCTAAAGAAGCGGGACTTAACCTGAATCACTATTAG
- the htpG gene encoding molecular chaperone HtpG: MLEQGTITIHTENIFPIIKKSLYTDHEIFLRELVSNAVDAIQKLKMVSFAGEFTGELGEPEIKIAIDKDRKTLSISDNGIGMTAEEVKKYINQVAFSSAEEFIQKYKANADQQIIGHFGLGFYSSFMVAQKVEIDTLSYQQGASAVHWSCDGSPVFQLEDSPTTERGTTITLTLQDEEVEYLEPMRIRQLVKTYCDFMPVAIQLDGETINRQKAPWKESPQNLTKEDYLEFYRYLYPFQEEPLLWVHLNTDYPFILNGILYFPKLKPDVDTTKGQIKLFCNQVFVSDHCEEVIPKFLLPLRGVIDSTDIPLNVSRSSLTNDRTVRRIADYIAKKVGDRLKELYRENRDEYIRCWQDVGTFVKFGSLNDDKFKKQVEDILIYRTTANLTPAAPETPQPDIPAVEVQSQEGDVWQEVTPSQTPGEAPTLLSTHYTTLKDYLERNQDRQENRVFYCTDEVTQATYVELHKKQGLEVLFMDSFIDSHFISFLEQEHPNVKFSRVDSDLDKTLLDQDKAGDIVDPKTNKTRSEQIKELFQKALNKPKLNIRTEALKSDDPQGTPPAMVLLPEVLRRLREMNALMQQQNVEFPEEHTLVVNTAHPLIQNLVQLSQGSIIQGEGQSPTGDLANLMCQHIYDLALMAQKGFDAEGMKSFVERSNQVLTRLTER; this comes from the coding sequence ATGCTGGAACAAGGCACAATCACGATTCATACCGAGAATATTTTCCCGATTATCAAGAAATCTCTCTACACAGACCACGAGATATTCTTGCGGGAACTGGTTTCAAACGCCGTGGATGCCATCCAGAAACTCAAGATGGTTTCCTTCGCAGGCGAATTCACCGGCGAACTGGGCGAACCAGAAATTAAAATTGCAATTGACAAAGACAGAAAAACCCTCTCCATCTCGGATAATGGTATCGGCATGACCGCAGAGGAGGTCAAGAAATACATCAACCAAGTTGCCTTCTCTAGCGCCGAAGAATTTATCCAAAAATACAAAGCCAACGCAGATCAACAGATTATCGGTCACTTCGGTCTTGGCTTCTACTCCTCCTTCATGGTGGCGCAAAAAGTCGAGATTGATACCCTCTCCTACCAGCAAGGAGCTTCTGCCGTTCACTGGTCTTGTGATGGTTCACCCGTATTTCAGTTAGAAGACTCACCAACAACTGAACGCGGCACCACCATCACCCTCACGCTTCAGGATGAGGAGGTGGAATACCTGGAACCAATGCGGATTCGGCAGTTGGTAAAAACTTACTGCGACTTCATGCCAGTAGCTATCCAACTGGACGGGGAGACAATCAACCGGCAAAAAGCACCGTGGAAGGAATCGCCCCAAAACCTGACCAAAGAAGATTATCTAGAATTCTACCGCTACCTCTACCCCTTCCAAGAAGAGCCGCTGCTGTGGGTGCATCTTAACACCGACTATCCCTTCATCCTGAACGGGATTCTTTACTTCCCGAAGCTCAAGCCGGATGTGGACACCACCAAGGGACAAATTAAGCTGTTCTGCAATCAGGTATTTGTCAGCGACCACTGCGAAGAAGTCATTCCCAAGTTCCTGCTGCCGCTGCGAGGCGTCATTGATAGCACTGACATCCCCTTAAACGTCTCCCGCAGTTCCTTGACCAACGACCGGACAGTGCGGAGAATTGCCGATTATATTGCCAAGAAAGTGGGCGATCGCTTGAAAGAACTTTACCGCGAAAATCGCGACGAGTACATCCGCTGCTGGCAAGACGTAGGCACTTTCGTCAAATTCGGCTCCCTCAACGACGACAAATTCAAAAAGCAAGTCGAAGACATACTGATTTATCGCACCACTGCGAACCTTACACCAGCGGCTCCAGAAACTCCCCAACCCGATATCCCAGCCGTTGAAGTGCAATCTCAAGAGGGCGATGTCTGGCAAGAAGTTACCCCCAGCCAAACCCCCGGCGAAGCTCCTACACTCCTTAGCACTCACTACACCACCCTCAAAGATTACTTAGAGCGTAATCAAGACCGCCAAGAAAATCGAGTCTTTTACTGTACTGATGAAGTTACTCAGGCAACCTACGTCGAACTACACAAAAAGCAGGGGTTAGAAGTCCTGTTTATGGACTCCTTCATAGACTCCCACTTCATCAGTTTCTTAGAGCAGGAGCATCCGAACGTTAAGTTCTCCCGCGTAGACTCTGATCTCGACAAGACCCTGCTTGACCAGGATAAAGCAGGAGACATTGTTGATCCCAAAACCAACAAAACTCGCTCAGAACAGATCAAAGAGTTATTTCAGAAAGCTCTCAACAAGCCCAAATTAAACATCCGCACCGAGGCGCTCAAGTCAGATGATCCGCAGGGAACCCCACCAGCAATGGTACTCTTGCCAGAAGTTCTGCGGCGTCTGCGGGAGATGAACGCATTGATGCAGCAGCAAAACGTTGAATTTCCTGAAGAGCACACCTTGGTGGTAAATACCGCGCACCCGCTGATCCAAAATCTAGTTCAGTTGAGCCAAGGCAGTATTATCCAAGGTGAAGGTCAATCACCCACTGGCGATTTGGCTAATCTGATGTGCCAGCATATCTATGATTTGGCACTAATGGCTCAGAAAGGATTTGACGCTGAAGGGATGAAATCCTTTGTGGAACGGTCGAATCAAGTGCTAACTCGTCTGACAGAACGCTAG
- a CDS encoding class I SAM-dependent methyltransferase, protein MTSINKPKISSEEYISKDRLISYYNQARLIRGLGQQVNNILEIGIFNSLFTEMLKRGGYNVTTADFDVELKPDMVLDLASDFTLPEDKFDAIAIFQVLEHIPYDDAEKALKKLADATKKFLVISVPYRSRFLSVQFKFSLSLRPKYFFVRIPLFWSQKPLTDEHYWEMGLKGYPKKRLVNSIEKAGLRINREFIDPLNPYHYFFVLEKNMNN, encoded by the coding sequence ATGACGAGCATAAACAAACCTAAAATTTCGAGCGAAGAATATATATCAAAAGACCGGCTCATTAGTTACTATAACCAGGCGCGTCTCATCCGAGGGCTAGGACAGCAAGTTAACAACATCCTTGAAATCGGGATTTTTAATTCGCTTTTTACAGAAATGCTCAAGCGGGGTGGATACAACGTCACAACCGCTGATTTTGACGTAGAATTAAAGCCGGACATGGTTCTGGATCTAGCAAGTGATTTTACACTGCCAGAAGATAAATTCGATGCAATCGCTATTTTTCAAGTATTAGAGCATATCCCATACGATGATGCAGAAAAAGCCCTTAAAAAGCTGGCAGATGCAACTAAAAAATTCTTAGTAATTTCGGTTCCATATAGAAGTAGATTTTTGTCAGTTCAATTTAAATTTTCTTTGTCATTAAGACCCAAGTATTTTTTTGTTCGGATTCCACTCTTTTGGAGTCAAAAGCCTTTGACTGATGAGCACTACTGGGAGATGGGACTCAAAGGCTATCCGAAAAAACGTCTAGTTAACTCAATTGAAAAAGCAGGTCTTAGAATTAATAGGGAATTTATCGATCCTTTAAACCCCTATCACTACTTTTTCGTACTGGAAAAAAACATGAATAATTAG
- a CDS encoding glycosyltransferase family 4 protein: MKIAYATTYDVFNSLTWTKSQLGLCGAGASIAKALKNQSIDLEYVGPLNKKKSIITKAKWSLYRNFFKKDYYRWAEPLVLKDYAYQISEKLSEFNSDIVLCPENAVPIAYLECKQPVVLWTDSTLTGLIDFYPYLSNLCKETKGNIYLMEQAALNKCELVILSSEWAAQTAIDIYGINPSKVKVVPWGANIKCNRTIDDINNAITARSTTPCKLLFIGVEWLRKGGNVALEVARKLNQMGLKTQLQVVGCQPKINESELSFVRIKGFIDKSTNEGLNEFNRLMAESHFLILPTLADCSPHVLIEANSFGIPCLTTNIGGIPTIIKNDFNGKTFAVNTNIADYCNYIVSKLENYSAYERLAVSSFNEYQDRLNWNIAAQAVKKLLTELRT, translated from the coding sequence ATGAAGATTGCTTATGCTACAACTTATGATGTCTTTAATAGCTTGACCTGGACTAAGTCTCAATTAGGACTATGTGGTGCTGGGGCCAGCATAGCAAAAGCTTTGAAAAATCAATCTATTGACCTGGAATACGTTGGACCTTTAAATAAGAAAAAATCGATAATTACTAAAGCTAAGTGGAGTTTATATCGAAACTTTTTTAAAAAAGATTACTACCGCTGGGCAGAGCCATTAGTCCTTAAGGATTATGCATATCAGATATCTGAAAAATTATCTGAATTCAACTCAGACATAGTGCTTTGTCCTGAAAATGCAGTGCCGATTGCTTATCTGGAATGTAAACAGCCAGTCGTTCTGTGGACAGACTCAACACTGACAGGTTTGATTGATTTCTATCCTTATTTGAGCAACTTGTGCAAGGAAACCAAAGGAAATATATATTTAATGGAACAAGCTGCATTGAATAAATGCGAATTAGTAATTCTCTCGTCGGAATGGGCTGCTCAAACAGCCATTGATATCTATGGAATTAATCCTTCTAAAGTAAAAGTAGTGCCTTGGGGAGCTAATATAAAATGTAATAGAACAATTGATGATATCAACAACGCTATAACAGCAAGAAGTACAACTCCTTGTAAATTATTATTTATTGGTGTGGAGTGGCTTAGAAAAGGAGGAAATGTTGCGCTGGAAGTTGCTAGAAAACTAAATCAAATGGGTCTAAAAACTCAACTTCAAGTAGTTGGATGTCAGCCGAAGATTAATGAGTCCGAACTAAGTTTTGTTAGGATTAAAGGATTTATTGATAAATCAACGAATGAGGGTTTAAATGAATTTAATAGACTAATGGCTGAATCCCACTTTCTAATTTTGCCTACTTTAGCAGACTGTTCACCCCACGTTTTAATTGAAGCAAATTCGTTTGGAATACCTTGTTTAACCACAAATATTGGTGGTATACCAACTATCATTAAAAATGATTTCAACGGGAAAACTTTTGCAGTAAATACTAATATTGCTGATTATTGTAACTATATTGTATCTAAACTAGAAAATTATAGCGCCTATGAAAGGTTAGCTGTATCATCATTCAACGAGTATCAAGATAGACTTAATTGGAATATTGCTGCTCAAGCCGTAAAAAAACTATTAACTGAGTTAAGAACATAG